CTTTGGTTGAGTTGTTACTTGAGTCACACCGTTCACAGTTATACCTTCCAAGAAAATGGCACCCACTTTcaacctttctttcctccttttgccAAAGGAAGCACTTGATCTGGGTTCTGATTCCTCGTTtccatcctcttcctccccttcatcTTGCTCATCTTCCAAACACCAATCTGGCAAGAGAGGTGGGGGAGGTGCTTCTCTAGCGCCATAGCGCCAAAAGAGTTCCTTCAAATAATCGCCCTTATAGATTCCTGGTGGTCTGGCTTGGGCAAAAGTAGCAACTGCTGCTTCAATGCTCCAATCCATGTTCTCCACCAAAAAGGCACAAATGAGGAAGCCAGTGCGATTGAAACCATGGGTACAATGAACACCGATCAGTTCGGGTGGCGTTCTGTGGTGAAACCGTTCACACAGACGAATAAATGTATTGGTGACCTCGGTTGTCGGGCACTCACCATGTCCTTTACACGGAAGCTTTACATACGTAATTCCTTCTTTTTCTATGTCACTCCTATCATAGAATCTTGAAGTGTTGGTCAAGTCTACCAATAAGCTCATTTTCACCTTTCGACTCTTGAGATAATTGGAGAGCATGGTGGGATGGAATCGATTTTCTTCAGCAACTTGACTATCGTATCTTGGTCCTAACATTGTCTTGAGAGGCAAGAATCTTCCTGCAACGGGCTGGCCTCGCCGCGGACAGTGGAGCCACCTGGGTGGGATCTTGTTGTGAGCCATGTCTCTGGCCATGCAGTGTGCTCCTGCTGTGGTGCGCCCGCCACTGCGCTTGGGCCAGGCCGGGCCGCCGCCTCCCTGCCTTCGGATCCGGATCCGAACCAGAGGCTGGAggccagcagcacccaaatgcCAAACGCGGAACGCGGAACGCGGAAGGCCGAACCCAAACGCTGAAGGCCAAGCGCAGCAAGATGCGAAGGCTGGCCGCTCCTGCCTGGACAATCAGGGGCTGCCCGCGCGAGCTCCAGTGCCACTTTTATTCAGTGAGGCGAGCCCACAATGCACCGCGACTTCCGCCCTCTCAAGCCTCCGCCTCCTTCTTCCCGAGGTGTTTGTATTTTGTGAAATCAggttgtctgtttgtttgtttgtttgtttgtgggtCTCGGTTTGACATGATGGGGACTGACTCTGTTTCAATCTGGGCTGGATACCGTTCAGTTCAGAGCAAACACTTTGCACCCAGGCTGAGGCAGCTTTCCTgaaaggagggagacacagagagggttcTTTCTCTAGAGATGGGGAGGGCGATCACAGGCAGTCCCACCCAAATGGGCCAGCcgcatgcatgcatgcaccagctgcttccccaggaaaaaGTCCAGCCGCACTCCACACACAGCAAGCAGAACTCCCCAAACAACAACCCTTCCCCAgacacaccacagacacacacgtgCGGTCCTCCTGATTGTGGCTTGTGGCCACCGGCTCCATCTCACTAGGGCTCCATCTCATCTTCACTGGCCCCGTATCCGCTACAGTAGCCACTAAATGGAGCCAGTTCAGACTTTGGGCTGGAGAGGCTTGGCTCTCAGTGCAGGCTaggggaaggaggtggggggaggggaagcatcCTCAGGGTCAAGAGGCCAAACAGACGGAAGGAACAACAACCCCGGGTCAGGGAATTCCACAATCAACCCACCCTCCTCCACTGGCAATGCTCACATCCCCACCCAGATTGCTTGCTTgctggcttgcttgcttgcttgctctctgggACTTGCTCAGGGACTTGTCACAGCCTGCTTAGGGAGAGGAGAAGAAGACCTACACCTCAGATTGGAAGGGGCTTCAATTCAGCTGAATCTCTCCCTGAAGTCAGTGGAGCCCTCATGACAAAGGACAAGCCTGGGCAGCTCCCTTGGGCTGATGGGAGTTGGACAGGAGTCTGTGTCTcactttgattgattgattgatttttggcattttaaaatgtagttttattACAATTCACACTGACACACAATTAGAGAAAGAATGTTCTGACACTTTGTGAGCATTTCATGGAAAGCAAATGCTAACTACCCAGGCAGGAGAGTCATCCACACCTTTggcaaacagaaagcaaaagctTTTACATGTGGTAACTGAAAGAAACAAAGTCTTCGAATTCCTGTCTGAAAACAGCCTGTGTTCCTGGGAAGCAGAGTGAACAAGAAAGCGTCCTCCTCCACAGCGCTGAGTCCTGAAGCCACACCCCAATCTTGACCTGTCCAGTGACTTCTGAGGACACTGCAGCGGCCGGGAGATGTTCAGGGACTACAAGTATCTCTTTAGAAGGTTAACTATTACACTTCACAGTCATTGAAAGGAAAGGATAAATGAAGACAATCAAGTTTTCCCAAGATGCACAAAGACAAGGGAGAAAATACCTGGGTATATATAAAAGGAGATGCTCTTTTCACATAACTCATTTCAAAGGTCACGATTACCATAAACATTTCACTCCACTAGAGGGCATTGGCAAGGCTTGCTTTGATACATCTGCAAGAGAGCTCTGCCTCTGCCCAGGTCTGGAGCCAGCAGTGTGTGTGAAAAGTCACCGGCCCTGGGGAAGCAGGCATCAGACTGCTCGGAGGGTTGCAGAGGCGTTTTTCAGATCCACTGTGTAAGACACTATGGGATCTTGAGCAGTTTCCTTTCTCGGTAGTCCTTGTGCCCATCAGGTGCTTCCGTCCCTTGAGTGTCCTAACACACCAAAGCGTTCTGGGAGAAACACACTGAAAGGATGCTTTCGATGAATTCACCACACATTATGGTACTTGGGAACAGCAGAGGAAAAGAGCCTAATCCTGACCCtgctattttaaatattcaaatagaAAAGCACTAGagcaagaaactaaaaaaaaaaaaaagacaggcagCTATCAATAGTTTTGGTTAAGCTGAGCTATGGAGACAAATTCTTGTCACATTCCGTCCACTAGGGAACCCATTTGGGTTTTCATGTCTGACTGCATCAGCAGAAGATACATTGCTGCATAGATTTACAGGTATATGCATGCACAGTTATAAAACGCATATCATGAAAGTGTTTTCGATACATGCACATGTCAATCCTGTACTCCTAAAAAATCAATACATTAGCCAGTAGTCAGCGAACTCTGTGGAGTTTCTTCACAAACCAGTCAGAACAGTCTCCCAACAATGGTACATGACCAGCTGGCTGCCCTCTCAGGTCTGTTATCTGTCgattaacattttcaaattcagATGTCTGATACAACATCCCCAGAAGAGAACACTGATGGAATGATGGCTTGGAAAACAAGGATCTGTATTTCCTTGATGTTTCGTTTCTATCAATGTCGAGGCTTTTGCCTCTGTGTTTGCCCATCAGTGGGAGAGCATTTGCTCATGACCACATTCGATATGATACCGTGACACACCTTTCTTCTCCAAGGACTGTAGCTGGTATTTCCTTTGCTGTTGTGAAGAGGGAAGCATCATCACACCATTGTGTGTGATGCTGCTGGTGGATCACTGTGAGTTGTGTGTGTTCCAAGGTCACTTACGGTGTGTGGATACGTTGGAGGTGAAGCAGAAGTTGCTCTGGCATTTAAGAACTGAAAAAGCTTCCCAAGAGACTAACAGAAAGGACTGGGTGGTGAACAACAGGCTCCACGAAGGAGCTCAGAATCTTGCCTGAATAAACGTGCTGCATATCTGACACCGTAGTTcacacaagacaaaagcactCCAAATACTTCCTTTAGAAACGATGCAGTTCACCAACATGGAGCAttactttaaaaacaattcaaaaacctttttcattctccccaccacacacaaaaTCCTTCTtgaaatgaaagaagccagaccaAGTTGTTTAATAGAGCACAAAACTTAACAACCTTGTCATTTGCATTTGAACACAGGAATCTCAAAACTATAGAAACTCCATGATAATGATAGCAAGAATGTTTCATGCCATTGCCCAAAATTGTTCAAAGAAACATTTGTCATAGCTGAAACAACTTCGAAACATATATTTTTTGGGGGATGTGCTCACAGCTCCAGATTGCTAACCTATCAATTAAATGGGAAAAGTATCCATATATATAAACACGGCCTCTTGTTCATTGATTTCAATCTTGGTGAAACCTTTGGCTATTTCAGTCTTCAGATGCCACAAGATAAGGCTGAGTTCATCGGatataaagaaaatgttgaagtCTATGATGTACTGCAGCACTAGCAAAACAAATGCATCAAATATTTACAGGTTGGCCACAATATCTtacaagcaacaacaacagcaacagcaaactaAACTGTCCATCAGTATCAAGCCATACTCATGTTGGAACCTTTTCAgttgcaaaaacaaaagcaacaggatTTTGTTCTCCCTCCTGTTTGCTCTTAACCCTGAAGTCAAGGCAGGTCTTAGGTGGCAGGGCGCGGTCTTTTGGGAGGCGGCGGGGGCATGAGCTCTGTGTCGGGGCTCAGATGATGCTTTTGCTTCTGTCCTTGAAAAGCTGCAGCACATCCGTCGATGAACTCAAACAGCATCTCCTTGGTGACAGGGTTTGAGATGCTATTGCACACAGCCATGGCAGTGTTATAGGCATTCGGAAAACTTTTGTCTGTTCTCTGTCTCATGAAGACCCAGCTGTTCTTCTCAAATCTGCATTCTATGATTTTGTTGTCATACTGATTGAGCTCTTTTGTCACCTTGATTTGGGCAAAGGGTCTTTCGTAGCCTCCAACATAGAGAAGACCGGCATTCTGAGGAAGTAGCCCTTCTCCTCCCAGTCTTGTTATCTTCAGGCGGAAATCCACAGAATTCAAACTGGGAGGTTTCCACTTCAAAATATCATCACACCGACCAGGCTTATACTTCCCGATGGGCTGAAATATAAGTCCGTCCACTGCATGACTGACTTGTTTGGCAAAATTTCCTTCAAGCAGCTTTCTTGAAGTATGAATGTCAAAAAACGGCTTCTTTCTGACACTAAATGGTTCCCGTGTCTTGTCAATGAGTCCGGTCTTCATTTTTTCATGCCGAGGATTTATAATTTCTCGTTCTATACACTGCAAGCGGACATTCAAGTCGCAATCTCCAACTGGCTGTGCATTGAATTTAATGATGTCATATATCAAATATCTAGGAAGAGCCTGTCCGTTTACTCTGTCACTAATCATCTCGCCATCCAAAAGAGTATTCGATAAATGGATTTGAAGGTCTTTCCGAAATGGAAATTCCAGATTAGAAACATGAAACACTGAATTATCTCGATCAATCATAAAGACTTCATTTGTGCCATCAACCAACATCATGTAACGAGTGCCATCTGCTTTCCAGCTTACTTTATATGGCTTCTGCTCTAAAAGTGTAATATTTTGCTTGTCCATGGAAacgggctgtgctccagggaaTCCAGACCCTTCCCAGCCACAGAATTGATGACACTTCTGTTGTACCTCTCCTAGCTTTGGTTGAGTTGTTACTTGAGTCACACCGTTCACAGTTATACCTTCCAAGAAAATGGCACCCACTTTcaacctttctttcctccttttgccAAAGGAAGCACTTGATTCGGGTTCTGATTCCTTGTTTCCATCCTCTTCCTCACCTTCATCTTGCTCATCTTCCAAACACCAATCTGGCAAGAGAGGTGGGGGTGGTGCTTCTCTAGCGCCATAGCGCCAAAAGAGTTCCTTCAAATAATCGCCCTTATAGATTCCTGGTGGTCTGGCTTGGGCAAAAGTAGCAACTGCTGCTTCAATGCTCCAATCCATGTTCTCCACCAAAAAGGCACAAATGAGGAAGCCAGTGCGATTGAAACCATGGGTACAATGAACACCGATCAGTTCGGGTGGCGTTCTGTCGTGAAACTGCTCACACAGACGAATAAATGTATTGGTAACCTCGGTTGTCGGGCACTCACCATGTCCTTTACACGGAAGCTTTACATACGTAATTCCTTCTTTTTCTATGTCATTCCTATCATAGAATCTTGAAGTATTGGTCAAGTCTACCAATAAGCTCATTTTCACCTTTCGACTCTTGAGATAATTGGAGAGCATGGTGGGATGGAATCGATTTTCTTCAGCAACTTGACTATCTATCTTGGTCCTAACATTGTCTTGAGAGGTAAGAATCTTCCTGCAACGGGCTGGCCTCGCCACGGACAGTGGAGCCACCTGGGTGGGATCTTGTTGTGAGCCATGTCTCTGGCCATGCAGTGTGCTCCTGCTGTGGTGCGCCCGCCGCTGCGCTTGGGCCGGGCTTGGGCCGCCGCCTCCCTGCCTTCGGATCTGCACCAGAGGCTGGAggccagcagcacccaaatgcCAAACGCGGAACGCGGAAGGCCGAACCCTGAACGCTGAAGGCCAAGCGCAGCAAGATGCGAAGGCTGGTCGCTCCTGCCTGGGACAATCAGGGGCTGCCCGCGTGAGCTCCAGTGCCACTTTTATTCAGTGAGGCGAGCCCACAATGCACCGCGACTTCCGCCCTCTCAAGCCTCCGCCTCCTTCTTCCCGAGGTGTTTGTATTTTGTGAAAtcaggttgtttgtttgtttgtgggtCCCGGTTTGACATGATGGGGACTGACTCTGTTTCAATCTGGGCTGGATACCGTTCAGTTCAGAGCAAACACTTTGCACCCAGGCTGAGGCAGTTTTCCTgaaaggagggagacacagagagggttcTTTCTCTAGAGATGGGAAGGGCGATCACAGGCAGTCCCACCCAGATGGGCCAGCcgcatgcatgcatgcaccagctgcttccccaggaaaaTGTCCAGCCGCACTCCACACACAGCAAGCAGAACTCCCCAAACAACAACCCTTCCccagacacaccacacacacacacacactcacacgtgcGGTCCTCCTGATTGTGGCTTGTGGCCACCGGCTCCATCTCACTAGGGCTCCGTCTCATCTTCACTGGCCCCGTATCCGCTACAGTAGCCACTAAATGGAGCCAGTTCAGACTTGGGGCTGGAGAGGCTTGGCTCTCAGTGCAGGCtgggggaaggaggtggggggaaggaggggaagCATCCTCAGGGTCAAGAGGCCAAACAGATGGAAGGAACAACAACCCCGGGTCAGGGAATTCCACAATCAACCCACCCTCCTCCACTGGCAATGCTCACATCCCCACCCAGATTGCTTGCTTgctggcttgcttgcttgcttgctctctgggACTTGTTCAGGGACTTGTCACAGCCTGCTTAGGGAGAGGAGAAGAAGACCTACACCTCAGATTGGAAGGGGCTTCAATTCAGCTGAATCTCTCCCTGAAGTCAGTGGAGCCCTTGTGACAAAGGACAAGCCAGGGCGGCTCCCTTGGGCTGATAGGAGTTGGACAGGAGTCTTTGTCTcactttgattgattgattgatttttggcATTTTAAATTGTAGTTTTATTACAATTCACACTGACACACAATTAGAGAAGGAATGTTCTGACACTTTGTGAGCATTTCACGGAAAGCAAATGCTAACTACCCAGGCAGGAGAGTCATCCACACCTTTggcaaacagaaagcaaaagctTTTACATGTGGTAACTGAAAGAAACAAAGTCTTCGAATTCCTGTCTGAAAACAGCCTGTGTTCCTGGGAAGCAGAGTGAACAAGAAAGCGTCCTCCTCCACAGCGCTGAGTCCTGAAGCCACACCCCAATCTTGACCTGTCCAGTGACTTCTGAGGACACTGCAGCGGCCGGGAGATGTTCAGGGACTACAAGTATCTCTTTAGAAGGTTAACTATTACACTTCACAGTCATTAAAAGGAAAGGATAAATGAAGACAATTAAGTTTTCCCAAGATGCACAAAGACAAGGGAGAAAATACCTGGGTATATAAAAAAGGAGATGCTCTTTTCACATAACTCATTTCAAAGGTCACGATTACCATAAACATTTAACTCCACTAGAGGGCATTGGCAAGGCTTGCTTTGATACATCTGCAAGAGAGCTCTGCCTCTGCCCAGGTCTGGagccagcagtgtgtgtgtgaaaagtcACCGTCCCTGGGGAAGCAGGCATCAGACCACTCAGAGGGTTGCAGAGGCGTTTTTCAGATCCACTGTGTAAGACACTATGGGATCTTGAGCAGTTTCCTCTCTCGGTAGTCCTTGTGCCCATCAGGTGCTTTCGTCCCTTGAGTGTCCTAACACACCAAAGCGTTCTGGGAGAAACACACTGAAAGGATGCTTTCGATGAATTCACCACACATTATGGTACTTGGGAACAGCAGAGGAAAAGAGCCTAATCCTGACcctgttattttaaatattcaaatagaAAAGCACTAGagcaagaaactaaaaaaaaaaaaaaacaggcaactATCAATAGTTTTGGTTAAGCTGAGCTATGTAGACAAATTCTTGTCACATTCCGTCCACTAGGGAACCCATTTGGGTTTTCATGTCTGACTGCATCAGCAGAAGATACATTGCTGCATAGATTTACAGGTATATGCATGCACAGTTATAAAACGCATATCATGAAAGTGTTTTCGATACATGCACATGTCAATCCTGTACTCCTAAAGAATCAATACATTAGCCAGTAGTCAGCGAACTCTGTGGAGTTTCTTCACAAACCAGTCAGAACAGTCTCCCAACAATGGTACATGACCAGCTGGCTGCCCTCTCAGGTCTGCTATCTGTCgattaacattttcaaattcagATGTCTGATACAACATCCCCAGAAGAGAACACTGATGGAATGATGGCTTGGAAAACAAGGATCTGTATTTCCTTGATGTTTCGTTTCTATCAATGTCGAGGCTTTTGCCTCTGTGTTTGCCCATCAGTGGGAGAGCATTTGCTCATGACCACATTCGCTATGATACCGTGACACACCTTTCTTCTCCAAGGACTGTAGCTGGTATTTCCTTTGCTGTTGTGAAGAGGGAACCATcatcacaccattgtgtctgaTGCTGCTGGTGGATCACTGTGAGTTGTGTGTGTTCCAAGGTCACTTACGGTGTGTGGATACGTTGGAGGAGAAGCAGAA
This sequence is a window from Ochotona princeps isolate mOchPri1 chromosome 3, mOchPri1.hap1, whole genome shotgun sequence. Protein-coding genes within it:
- the LOC131479760 gene encoding LOW QUALITY PROTEIN: mRNA-capping enzyme-like (The sequence of the model RefSeq protein was modified relative to this genomic sequence to represent the inferred CDS: inserted 1 base in 1 codon) codes for the protein MAHNKIPPRWLHCPWRGQPVAGRFLPLKTMLGPRXDSQVAEENRFHPTMLSNYLKSRKVKMSLLVDLTNTSRFYDRNDIEKEGITYVKLPCKGHGECPTTEVTNTFIRLCEQFHDRTPPELIGVHCTHGFNRTGFLICAFLVENMDWSIEAAVATFAQARPPGIYKGDYLKELFWRYGAREAPPPPLLPDWCLEDEQDEGEEEDGNKESEPESSASFGKRRKERLKVGAIFLEGITVNGVTQVTTQPKLGEVQQKCHQFCGWEGSGFPGAQPVSMDKQNITLLEQKPYKVSWKADGTRYMMLVDGTNEVFMIDRDNSVFHVSNLEFPFRKDLQIHLSNTLLDGEMISDRVNGQALPRYLIYDIIKFNAQPVGDCDLNVRLQCIEREIINPRHEKMKTGLIDKTREPFSVRKKPFFDIHTSRKLLEGNFAKQVSHAVDGLIFQPIGKYKPGRCDDILKWKPPSLNSVDFRLKITRLGGEGLLPQNAGLLYVGGYERPFAQIKVTKELNQYDNKIIECRFEKNSWVFMRQRTDKSFPNAYNTAMAVCNSISNPVTKEMLFEFIDGCAAAFQGQKQKHHLSPDTELMPPPPPKRPRPAT